Proteins encoded together in one Salvelinus fontinalis isolate EN_2023a chromosome 6, ASM2944872v1, whole genome shotgun sequence window:
- the LOC129857798 gene encoding POU domain, class 3, transcription factor 2-like has protein sequence MATTASNHYNILTSSASIVHSEPGSMQQASAYRDAQTLLQSDYSLQSNSHPLSHAHQWITALSHGEGAPWSTSPLGDQDIKPAVQGTRDEMHSSNNLQHQHQPRPAHLVHQSHGNHHDARAWRTTAAHIPSMATSNGQSLIYSQPGFGVNGLIPGSGQGMHHHNLRDAHEDHHSPHLSDHGHQASQHQQQSHHDHSDEDTPTSDDLEQFAKQFKQRRIKLGFTQADVGLALGTLYGNVFSQTTICRFEALQLSFKNMCKLKPLLNKWLEEADSTSGSPTSLDKIAAQGRKRKKRTSIEVSVKGALETHFLKCPKPAAAEITSLADGLQLEKEVVRVWFCNRRQKEKRMTPPGGPLPGTEDVYGDTPPHHGVQTPVQ, from the coding sequence ATGGCGACCACAGCGTCTAATCATTACAATATCCTTACCTCCAGCGCATCCATTGTGCACTCGGAGCCCGGGAGCATGCAGCAAGCATCGGCGTACAGGGACGCGCAGACCCTGTTGCAGAGTGACTACTCATTGCAGAGCAACAGTCACCCGCTCAGCCACGCGCACCAGTGGATAACGGCACTGTCGCACGGAGAGGGAGCTCCGTGGTCAACCAGTCCTCTCGGCGACCAGGACATCAAACCCGCGGTGCAGGGCACCAGAGACGAGATGCACAGCTCCAACAACCTGCAGCACCAGCACCAGCCGCGACCGGCCCACCTGGTGCACCAGTCGCATGGGAACCACCACGACGCCCGAGCGTGGAGAACTACCGCAGCCCACATACCCAGCATGGCAACATCCAATGGCCAGAGCCTTATTTATTCACAGCCCGGATTCGGCGTCAACGGCCTGATTCCAGGCAGCGGACAGGGGATGCATCACCACAACCTAAGAGACGCACACGAAGACCACCACAGCCCGCATCTCAGCGACCACGGCCACCAGGCGTCCCAGCACCAGCAACAGAGTCACCACGACCATTCGGACGAGGATACACCGACCTCGGACGACTTGGAGCAGTTTGCCAAGCAGTTTAAGCAGCGGAGGATCAAGCTGGGCTTCACTCAGGCTGACGTCGGACTCGCCTTGGGAACGCTGTATGGAAATGTGTTTTCCCAAACCACTATTTGCAGGTTCGAGGCCCTGCAGCTCAGCTTCAAAAACATGTGTAAGCTCAAGCCTTTGTTGAACAAGTGGTTGGAAGAAGCGGATTCCACCTCGGGCAGCCCAACCAGCTTGGACAAAATCGCTGCACAAGGGAGGAAAAGGAAAAAACGGACCTCTATCGAGGTAAGCGTAAAAGGGGCTTTGGAGACCCATTTCTTGAAGTGTCCTAAACCCGCAGCGGCGGAAATTACTTCCCTGGCGGACGGTCTACAGCTGGAGAAAGAGGTGGTGAGGGTTTGGTTTTGTAacaggagacagaaagagaaacggATGACTCCTCCCGGTGGACCGCTTCCTGGAACGGAGGATGTGTATGGGGACACACCGCCACATCATGGAGTCCAAACACCGGTTCAATGA